In a genomic window of Candidatus Manganitrophaceae bacterium:
- a CDS encoding molybdenum cofactor guanylyltransferase, with product MRSAPSIGGICLAGGLGRRIGGRFKAFLPLQEERIFDRLYRLLSSLFDEIVVVTDRSEAFAPFEVKAVSDRLRGIGPLGGIDAGLRSLKSDKGFVVASDMPGLSADAIRWMMAQSGPEEVLAPVFQGRPQPLHAIYAVGCAPQIEPFAARGGRALHRFLSEVRTTYLPPEAFPAEIDLSRAFFNVNTPEDLEGWQRR from the coding sequence ATGAGAAGCGCGCCATCCATAGGGGGAATCTGCCTCGCCGGTGGGCTCGGCCGGCGCATCGGCGGCCGGTTCAAGGCCTTTCTTCCCCTTCAAGAAGAGAGGATCTTTGATCGGCTCTATCGACTGCTCTCCTCCCTCTTTGACGAGATCGTGGTCGTCACCGATCGGTCGGAGGCCTTTGCTCCTTTTGAGGTGAAGGCGGTCTCCGATCGTCTGAGAGGAATCGGACCGCTCGGCGGGATCGATGCCGGATTGAGATCGCTGAAAAGCGATAAAGGATTCGTTGTCGCATCCGATATGCCGGGGCTCTCCGCCGATGCGATTCGGTGGATGATGGCGCAGAGCGGCCCCGAAGAGGTCTTGGCGCCGGTATTTCAAGGCCGGCCGCAGCCGCTGCATGCCATTTATGCGGTTGGATGCGCGCCGCAGATCGAGCCGTTTGCTGCCCGGGGTGGAAGGGCGCTCCACCGTTTTCTCTCTGAGGTTCGGACCACTTATCTCCCCCCAGAGGCCTTTCCCGCTGAAATCGATCTGAGCCGGGCTTTTTTCAACGTCAACACCCCTGAGGATCTGGAGGGGTGGCAGCGCCGCTGA
- a CDS encoding nitrate reductase, with the protein MKQTRDSIADVWGPRTPYRGSWPVRVDEHLVEAPERWVQSACVLCSNGCALDIGVKGGKIVGVRGRGADRVNHGRLGPKGLHGWVANSSADRLTRPLIRKEGHLQEASWEEAMALIVRRSKEIRDQHTSGAIGFYTSGQLFLEEYYTLGVIGKAGLGTPHMDGNTRLCTATAAAALKESFGSDGQPGSYTDLDTTDAIFDVGHNMAEQQTVLYMRLLDRRRGPNPPKFVIIDPRAIPAAKEADVHLQLKVGSNVAVMNGLLHLIIKNKWIDSGYIGAHTIGFDDLEKTVQAWTPARVEQISTVPAKKLQEAAEILGTAPTLVSAVLQGFYQSMQATAASCQVNNLHLIRGLIGRPGCGIYQMNGQPTAQNTRECGADGDLPAFRNWDNPKHIDELARLWNVDRGIIPHWTPPTHAMQIFRYAEQGSIKMLWISATNPAVSLPDLSRVRPILKKEGLFVVVQDAFMTETAALADVVLPAAIWGEKTGCFTNVDRTVHLSQRAIKPPGEARADLDIFLDYARRMDFRDKDGAPLIKWKTPEEAFNAWRECTRGRPCDYTGISYAKLTGGSGIQWPCNEEHPDGATHLYAGGVFATDPEQCETYGHDLLTGGAVTPEKYRAKEPNGRAFIKPAEYLPPHEAPDEAYPFWLTTGRIIYHFHTRTKTGRSKALNDAAPDGFVEIAPTDAERLGIQEGDWLEVTSRRGRVQERARITGIHPGHLFIPFHYGYWDEPGRPRAANELTLTEWDPVSKQPQFKYAAVQIRKIEPPGEGKPEGIIGKAASAIKESAKEIKETLTPDLSKRDEQGLHVGNYLGLLHGSEGQLAQALLTVAEHHRDEPDVHSECKLLAAWSHQHTAALRPLVQRYGEEKSSAPENLQKALFHGPRTGGIGLLRDLHDLWLLANEVHLCWTVLLQAARALHDEELKSVCKKLDGETERQIAWLLTRIKQAAAQALAVK; encoded by the coding sequence ATGAAGCAGACACGGGACAGCATTGCAGATGTTTGGGGTCCTCGGACGCCGTATCGTGGAAGCTGGCCGGTCCGGGTCGATGAGCATCTCGTCGAGGCGCCGGAGCGCTGGGTGCAGTCGGCTTGTGTCCTCTGCTCCAATGGATGTGCGCTGGACATCGGCGTAAAAGGGGGGAAGATTGTCGGCGTCCGGGGGAGGGGAGCCGACCGGGTGAACCACGGCCGGCTTGGCCCGAAAGGATTGCATGGCTGGGTGGCGAACAGCAGTGCCGACCGGTTGACCCGGCCGCTGATTCGAAAAGAGGGCCACCTGCAAGAAGCCTCCTGGGAGGAGGCGATGGCGTTGATCGTCCGGCGCTCGAAAGAGATCCGCGATCAGCATACCAGCGGCGCCATCGGTTTTTACACGAGCGGACAGCTCTTTTTGGAAGAGTATTATACCCTCGGCGTCATCGGGAAGGCGGGCCTCGGCACACCGCACATGGATGGGAATACCCGGCTCTGCACGGCGACGGCGGCCGCGGCCCTCAAAGAGAGCTTCGGCTCCGACGGACAGCCCGGCTCTTACACCGACCTCGATACAACCGATGCGATCTTCGATGTCGGACACAACATGGCGGAGCAGCAGACGGTCCTCTACATGCGGCTTCTCGATCGGCGGCGCGGGCCGAATCCCCCTAAATTCGTCATCATTGATCCTCGGGCGATTCCCGCCGCCAAAGAGGCCGATGTCCATCTGCAGCTGAAGGTCGGGAGCAATGTGGCGGTGATGAACGGCCTGCTCCATCTGATTATCAAAAATAAATGGATCGACTCGGGATACATCGGGGCGCATACGATCGGCTTTGACGACCTCGAGAAGACGGTGCAGGCCTGGACCCCGGCGCGGGTGGAGCAAATTTCCACCGTGCCGGCCAAGAAACTCCAAGAAGCAGCCGAGATTCTCGGGACGGCGCCGACCCTCGTCTCGGCCGTCCTCCAGGGGTTTTACCAATCGATGCAGGCGACCGCCGCATCGTGCCAGGTGAACAACCTCCATCTGATCCGAGGATTGATCGGGCGCCCCGGCTGCGGCATCTATCAGATGAACGGCCAGCCGACGGCGCAGAACACCCGGGAGTGCGGCGCCGACGGCGATCTGCCGGCGTTTCGAAATTGGGACAACCCGAAGCATATCGACGAGCTCGCCCGTCTTTGGAACGTCGATCGGGGGATCATTCCGCACTGGACCCCGCCGACCCACGCGATGCAGATCTTCCGATACGCCGAGCAGGGATCTATTAAAATGCTCTGGATCAGCGCCACCAACCCGGCGGTTTCCCTGCCCGACCTGTCTCGCGTCCGGCCTATCTTAAAGAAAGAGGGGCTCTTCGTCGTCGTTCAGGATGCTTTTATGACCGAGACCGCCGCGCTGGCCGATGTCGTCCTCCCGGCGGCGATCTGGGGGGAGAAGACCGGCTGCTTTACCAATGTCGATCGGACCGTTCATCTTTCTCAAAGGGCGATCAAGCCGCCGGGTGAGGCGCGGGCCGACCTCGATATTTTCCTCGATTATGCGCGGCGAATGGATTTTCGCGACAAAGACGGCGCGCCGCTGATTAAATGGAAGACACCCGAAGAGGCTTTCAATGCCTGGAGAGAGTGCACGCGGGGCCGCCCCTGCGACTACACCGGAATCAGCTATGCCAAGCTGACCGGCGGGTCGGGGATTCAGTGGCCCTGCAACGAGGAGCACCCCGACGGCGCCACCCATCTTTACGCCGGAGGAGTATTTGCCACCGATCCGGAGCAATGTGAAACCTACGGGCATGACCTGCTGACCGGGGGGGCGGTGACACCGGAGAAGTATCGCGCCAAGGAGCCGAATGGGCGGGCGTTTATCAAACCGGCGGAATATCTTCCCCCGCACGAAGCGCCCGATGAAGCGTATCCCTTCTGGTTGACGACCGGCCGGATCATCTACCATTTTCACACCCGGACGAAGACCGGCCGCTCCAAGGCGCTGAACGATGCGGCGCCCGACGGCTTCGTCGAGATCGCGCCGACCGATGCCGAGCGGCTGGGGATTCAAGAGGGAGATTGGCTGGAGGTGACCTCCCGCCGAGGAAGGGTTCAGGAGCGGGCCCGGATCACCGGCATTCATCCGGGGCACCTCTTTATTCCTTTTCATTATGGATATTGGGACGAGCCGGGCCGACCGCGCGCCGCCAATGAATTAACCCTTACCGAGTGGGACCCGGTCAGCAAGCAGCCGCAATTCAAGTATGCCGCGGTCCAGATTCGGAAAATCGAACCGCCGGGGGAAGGAAAGCCAGAGGGCATCATCGGCAAAGCGGCCTCGGCGATCAAAGAATCGGCGAAGGAGATCAAGGAGACCTTGACGCCCGACCTGTCTAAGCGGGACGAACAAGGGCTGCATGTCGGCAATTACCTCGGCCTGCTTCATGGCAGCGAAGGGCAGCTCGCGCAGGCATTGTTGACCGTCGCGGAGCACCATCGCGACGAGCCCGATGTCCATTCTGAATGCAAGCTGCTCGCCGCTTGGTCTCATCAACACACCGCGGCGCTCCGTCCATTGGTACAGCGGTATGGCGAGGAGAAAAGCAGCGCGCCGGAGAATCTTCAGAAAGCGCTCTTTCATGGGCCTCGGACCGGCGGGATCGGCCTGCTGCGCGACCTGCATGACCTCTGGCTGCTCGCCAATGAGGTCCATCTCTGTTGGACCGTTCTGCTGCAGGCGGCCAGGGCGCTCCATGATGAGGAGTTGAAATCGGTCTGCAAGAAGCTCGACGGCGAGACCGAGCGGCAGATCGCCTGGCTGCTGACCCGAATCAAGCAGGCCGCCGCCCAAGCGCTCGCGGTGAAATAA
- a CDS encoding HPP family protein, with product MPARPRRSSRQERLRRFAYGAAVLATGLMLLGVLLLRASHPPAAATTLLVALGGFKVSLHTLTVVVSGVLIVALVGEGLRRLRLGSHLFRGKG from the coding sequence ATGCCGGCGCGGCCCCGCCGGTCCTCTCGACAGGAGCGCTTACGCCGGTTCGCGTACGGCGCGGCCGTACTCGCCACCGGACTGATGTTGCTCGGCGTCCTCTTGCTGCGGGCCTCTCATCCCCCCGCCGCAGCAACGACCCTGCTGGTGGCCCTCGGCGGATTCAAGGTCTCCCTGCATACACTCACCGTGGTTGTCTCCGGCGTTTTAATCGTCGCGCTGGTGGGGGAGGGGCTCCGGCGCCTCCGTCTCGGAAGCCATTTATTTAGAGGAAAGGGCTGA
- a CDS encoding response regulator: MNDDPKINILIVDDHPENLLALEATLESPSYHLIRASSGQEALRQARSYNFAVILMDVQMPGLDGFATARLIRELKNAEHTPVIFMSAIHKAHQHIYKGYSAGAVDYLFTPFDPDIVRSKVAVFVDLFKKSEQIAQQAHLLQQREQSNLLELDLAIERRRNLAEAMPLIVFTARPDGTIDYINQKWFTYTGLTFKESVGWEWTKAIHPDDLQKCLDRLTESIRIGGGADMRCRLRNKEAVYRWHLIQTTPERDPSGEIIAWLGSALDIHDQNQEGERPVEKSEASP; this comes from the coding sequence ATGAATGATGATCCTAAAATAAATATTTTAATCGTCGACGATCATCCTGAGAATTTGCTCGCTCTGGAAGCCACCTTGGAATCCCCCTCGTATCATTTAATCAGGGCGAGTTCCGGACAGGAAGCGTTAAGGCAGGCGAGAAGTTACAACTTCGCCGTCATCCTGATGGATGTGCAGATGCCGGGCCTCGACGGATTTGCCACCGCAAGACTGATCAGAGAGTTAAAAAACGCCGAGCACACCCCCGTTATTTTTATGAGCGCCATTCATAAGGCCCACCAGCATATCTACAAGGGGTACTCGGCCGGCGCGGTCGACTATCTCTTCACCCCTTTTGATCCAGATATCGTCCGATCAAAAGTGGCCGTCTTCGTCGATCTGTTTAAAAAAAGCGAGCAGATCGCACAGCAAGCGCATCTCTTGCAGCAGCGGGAGCAGAGTAACTTACTAGAGTTGGATCTGGCGATCGAGCGGCGCCGGAACTTGGCCGAGGCGATGCCGCTGATCGTCTTTACCGCCCGGCCGGATGGGACGATTGATTACATCAATCAAAAGTGGTTTACCTATACGGGGCTCACCTTTAAAGAGAGTGTGGGGTGGGAGTGGACGAAGGCGATCCACCCGGACGATCTTCAAAAATGTCTGGATCGATTGACGGAGAGCATCCGGATCGGAGGGGGGGCCGACATGCGATGTCGGCTGAGAAACAAAGAAGCGGTCTACCGCTGGCACCTCATTCAAACGACCCCCGAGCGGGACCCCTCAGGGGAGATCATCGCCTGGCTCGGCTCCGCGCTCGACATCCATGATCAGAACCAGGAAGGGGAGAGGCCTGTAGAAAAGAGTGAAGCGTCTCCATGA
- a CDS encoding response regulator: protein MESEQKKMILVVDDDPSIRHYLADLLSSEGYAVCLASGGEEALAQIKQKVSPDAVILDIMMPRVDGFETLRKIREIDKTVPIIVLSAIGQTGTIVQAVKMGASDYLKKPFDDWELSFLLGRLFERTI from the coding sequence ATGGAATCCGAGCAGAAAAAAATGATCTTGGTCGTCGATGATGATCCGTCCATTCGGCACTACTTGGCCGACCTGCTCTCTTCGGAGGGATACGCCGTCTGCTTGGCTTCCGGCGGAGAGGAGGCGCTCGCCCAGATCAAGCAGAAGGTCTCCCCGGATGCCGTTATTTTGGATATTATGATGCCGAGGGTGGATGGCTTCGAGACGCTTCGAAAAATAAGGGAGATCGATAAGACGGTGCCGATTATCGTTCTCTCTGCCATTGGGCAGACCGGCACGATTGTGCAAGCGGTTAAGATGGGGGCATCGGATTATTTGAAAAAGCCGTTTGACGACTGGGAGCTTTCGTTTCTTCTCGGGAGATTATTCGAAAGAACGATCTAG
- a CDS encoding tetratricopeptide repeat protein — protein MEPSFSKGQPRTERIGPGLLLQINLLGPFQILLDGRSVPAKVWDRRQTPSLLKLLLTAPGKAFSSQEIIDHLWPTLTPEAAAKSLRATVSKLRKVLEPDLLQGRLSKYIETGAAGYTWVGSASVLDTDAVRAALEEGKANRQAHRWEEARADYQRALSYFRGEFLSDEPESDWTVAPRQHWRAVQQALLFSKGECHLSLGQYASAIESFQAMVEKDRCHEEAYRQLMLCHYLSGHFNEVALLFRQCGQAMKEELGVEPSEETARLYEQILRRRVPGIDKTPRSPLPIKKPPYSLGRMAFIGRKEEVGVIASYIEEALNRKGGIIALGGAPGIGKTRLAEEMLLYARSRSCLTAGGRCYSPQWRRPYEPFAEIFRQILKGPGRDALLALSPFWLACASQIVPELAAPKDGPIPPAVPLDQEKQRLFEAVIRLLIDFSIQHPLVLLFDDLHWADDETLQLLHYFVHQISSEPILILMTYRAEEGASNRFLVQLLTALQRLSSRNLVLPELPTESLLTLFRKMSPKEQLPPGMEQLALRIHREAQGNPLFMVELLQSLLEKGIFKVNNRGKWIDTQEEGKSVASHHWEIPRGIRQVIRSRLERIAPDRKLALEMISTLSQGFSQHFLEKVLEGEKGSASEILDALMRLGFVQEEPQVKGIYRFAHENIRQTIYETLTSGRKKDFHLRIGETLETLGGADRPLQALAHHFFMAEAWSRAYPYTMQAAEGAQRTYAFGSALLLLDQAEQILTLHGAGFLIPSDLLREKLRLLQIKDHVLDGQGDLKKREKVVAERVRLARSLSDPVELASAYLALCGLHEASRGWSEASDLAKQALALYETEKDRGGMARGYRELGYIYWQSNQFEKALVANQKALALHEETENVSGVAGDLHNLGQVYTSMGDFEKGLEYYRKARSAFEKVGGHQSRTLNIFSRIARLTGNLDDALSSTLQAIESAHEVGHHFGEWHYLMNAASLWFTMGKRDRALEAYRSSIEAIKKTGGNPGCIGHSLRGMGIVYKEEGSADQAAACFTDAAALLLESGELPAWAEVCRRLGELMMEAFQQGEKALHYYRSALSHYRKEGPSEAIAPLLNRIGYAAWSCGRSEEAIPFYLEALESAREKGDRAMIGATLAQLGVVYRETGRFQKSLECTLQAQLVAQSLADRAAEGYIASSLCETYLSLGKLPEAEAAARAALALRSGSRSDFGAAQEDPWAHFRLGKVLLRGKKKSEGRLHLDRAQSLAETSGDRALLEEIAALKSKA, from the coding sequence ATGGAACCCTCTTTTTCAAAGGGGCAACCCCGAACAGAGCGCATTGGCCCCGGCCTTCTTCTGCAGATAAACCTTCTGGGACCGTTTCAGATATTGCTTGATGGAAGGTCTGTTCCCGCCAAGGTGTGGGACCGCCGTCAGACCCCCTCGCTGCTGAAGCTGCTCCTCACCGCACCCGGAAAAGCCTTTTCGTCTCAAGAGATCATCGATCACCTCTGGCCGACCCTGACGCCCGAGGCCGCAGCCAAGAGTCTGCGGGCAACGGTGAGCAAGCTGCGCAAGGTTCTGGAGCCCGATCTTCTCCAGGGGCGCCTTTCCAAATATATCGAGACCGGCGCCGCCGGTTATACCTGGGTCGGCTCGGCGTCTGTCTTGGATACCGATGCGGTCCGCGCCGCGCTCGAAGAGGGAAAGGCGAACCGGCAGGCCCATCGGTGGGAGGAGGCGCGGGCCGACTATCAACGCGCCCTGTCCTATTTTCGCGGGGAGTTTCTCTCCGACGAGCCGGAGAGTGATTGGACCGTTGCGCCCCGTCAGCATTGGCGCGCGGTTCAACAGGCCCTCCTCTTTTCAAAGGGGGAATGCCACCTTTCGCTCGGCCAGTACGCTTCGGCGATTGAGAGTTTTCAGGCGATGGTCGAAAAGGACCGATGCCATGAGGAAGCCTATCGGCAGTTAATGCTCTGTCATTATTTGAGCGGACACTTCAATGAGGTGGCCCTCCTTTTTCGGCAATGCGGTCAGGCGATGAAGGAAGAACTGGGGGTCGAGCCCTCGGAGGAGACGGCTCGGCTCTATGAGCAAATTCTCCGGCGGCGCGTTCCCGGAATCGATAAAACACCCCGGTCGCCGCTTCCGATCAAAAAGCCTCCTTATTCTTTAGGAAGGATGGCGTTTATCGGTCGAAAAGAAGAGGTCGGGGTCATTGCCTCCTACATCGAAGAGGCTTTGAATCGGAAAGGGGGGATCATCGCGCTCGGCGGAGCACCGGGGATCGGGAAGACGCGGCTTGCGGAGGAGATGCTCCTCTATGCCCGAAGCCGCTCCTGCTTGACCGCGGGAGGGCGATGTTACTCGCCGCAGTGGCGACGGCCGTATGAGCCGTTCGCCGAAATTTTTCGACAGATTCTGAAAGGGCCGGGCCGGGATGCGCTTCTGGCCCTCTCTCCCTTTTGGCTTGCCTGTGCATCCCAGATCGTTCCGGAGCTTGCCGCGCCGAAGGATGGACCGATCCCGCCGGCAGTCCCTCTCGATCAAGAGAAACAGCGCCTCTTTGAAGCAGTCATCCGCTTGCTGATCGATTTCTCGATCCAACATCCGCTTGTTCTCCTGTTCGATGACCTCCATTGGGCCGACGATGAAACATTGCAGCTCCTTCACTATTTTGTCCATCAAATTTCGAGCGAGCCGATTCTGATCTTGATGACCTATCGGGCGGAGGAGGGAGCTTCCAACCGTTTCTTGGTTCAGTTGCTGACCGCCCTCCAGCGGCTCTCTTCCCGGAATCTGGTCCTCCCCGAGCTTCCGACCGAGTCGCTGCTTACCTTGTTTCGGAAGATGAGTCCGAAAGAACAACTCCCTCCGGGGATGGAGCAGCTGGCGCTCCGCATTCACCGAGAGGCGCAGGGAAACCCGCTCTTTATGGTGGAGCTCCTTCAATCACTTCTTGAAAAAGGGATCTTTAAAGTAAATAACCGTGGAAAGTGGATCGACACCCAGGAAGAGGGGAAGTCGGTCGCCTCACACCACTGGGAGATCCCTCGCGGGATTCGGCAGGTGATCCGTTCCCGGTTGGAGCGAATTGCGCCCGACCGGAAGCTTGCCCTGGAAATGATTTCCACGTTAAGCCAAGGGTTTTCTCAACACTTTTTGGAAAAGGTGCTCGAAGGAGAAAAAGGGAGCGCCTCGGAAATTTTAGACGCGCTGATGAGGCTCGGGTTTGTTCAAGAGGAGCCTCAGGTCAAAGGGATCTATCGATTCGCTCATGAAAATATCCGGCAGACGATTTATGAAACGTTAACATCGGGGCGGAAGAAAGACTTCCATTTAAGAATCGGAGAGACCTTAGAAACGCTCGGCGGAGCAGATCGCCCGCTCCAGGCGCTGGCGCACCATTTTTTCATGGCGGAGGCCTGGAGCCGGGCCTATCCGTATACCATGCAAGCCGCCGAGGGGGCGCAGCGCACCTATGCTTTCGGCTCGGCCCTCCTCTTGCTCGATCAAGCCGAGCAGATCTTAACGTTGCACGGTGCCGGTTTTCTGATCCCGTCGGACCTCCTGCGGGAGAAGCTCAGACTTTTGCAAATTAAAGATCATGTTTTAGACGGGCAAGGGGATCTTAAGAAAAGAGAGAAGGTCGTGGCCGAGCGGGTGCGGTTAGCGAGGAGCCTCTCCGATCCGGTGGAGCTCGCCTCAGCCTATCTGGCCCTCTGCGGTCTTCATGAAGCGAGCCGAGGATGGTCCGAAGCGTCCGATCTTGCAAAACAGGCGTTGGCGCTGTATGAAACCGAAAAGGACAGAGGGGGAATGGCGAGGGGGTATCGCGAGCTCGGGTATATCTATTGGCAATCGAATCAATTTGAGAAGGCGCTGGTGGCGAATCAAAAGGCGCTTGCACTCCATGAGGAGACGGAAAACGTCAGCGGTGTCGCCGGTGATCTACACAACCTGGGGCAGGTTTATACCAGCATGGGAGATTTTGAGAAAGGGCTGGAATATTATCGGAAGGCGCGAAGTGCGTTCGAAAAGGTGGGCGGACACCAATCCCGCACGCTGAATATTTTTTCGAGGATCGCCCGACTGACCGGCAATTTAGACGATGCCCTCTCCAGCACGCTGCAGGCGATTGAGTCGGCCCATGAGGTGGGGCATCACTTTGGCGAGTGGCACTATCTGATGAATGCCGCCTCGCTCTGGTTTACGATGGGGAAGCGCGATCGTGCGCTCGAGGCATACCGCTCGTCTATTGAAGCGATAAAAAAAACGGGGGGGAACCCCGGCTGCATCGGACACTCTCTGCGCGGAATGGGGATTGTTTATAAAGAGGAGGGGAGTGCCGATCAGGCGGCCGCCTGCTTTACAGACGCCGCCGCCCTCCTTTTGGAGTCGGGGGAGCTGCCGGCCTGGGCCGAGGTCTGCCGGCGTCTCGGCGAATTAATGATGGAGGCCTTCCAACAAGGGGAAAAAGCGCTCCACTATTACCGGAGCGCCCTCTCTCATTACCGAAAAGAAGGGCCGTCGGAGGCGATTGCCCCGCTTCTAAACCGGATCGGCTATGCCGCCTGGAGCTGTGGCCGATCGGAAGAGGCGATTCCGTTCTACCTTGAAGCGCTGGAGTCGGCCCGAGAGAAAGGGGACCGTGCCATGATCGGGGCGACACTCGCCCAGCTCGGCGTCGTCTACCGGGAGACCGGCCGATTTCAAAAGTCGCTCGAATGCACCCTGCAAGCGCAGCTCGTCGCCCAATCGCTTGCAGATCGTGCTGCGGAAGGATATATTGCATCGAGCCTCTGCGAAACCTATCTTTCGCTGGGGAAACTTCCGGAGGCCGAAGCGGCCGCCCGGGCGGCGCTGGCGCTCCGCTCCGGTTCTCGCTCCGATTTCGGAGCGGCGCAGGAAGATCCCTGGGCCCACTTTCGCCTCGGAAAGGTCCTCCTTCGGGGAAAGAAGAAATCGGAAGGACGGCTCCATTTGGACAGAGCCCAATCGTTGGCCGAAACGTCGGGCGACCGGGCGCTTCTCGAAGAGATCGCGGCACTTAAATCGAAAGCTTAA